Proteins encoded by one window of Panicum virgatum strain AP13 chromosome 7N, P.virgatum_v5, whole genome shotgun sequence:
- the LOC120680895 gene encoding uncharacterized protein LOC120680895 has translation MEQHLSVRNATRAATAWAASPVGLLARVEVLVTVSCALLATLVFLGSGRRTSRSAAYRFVVWLALMMSYPAVSYTIGLMQSGSFHNDLVVVWACFLLGCSDGIATCSVDGSDNQARTMLNQATQVLYVLLLLLSYIAGRDRVLTADNWLISKYMAHEYVSSVNDFDPETMRGYKYVVTGQKNAQDGCGEYKLDVTDNDLVTVDRVWQCEGSLLLSKAGNKFKDLCLSFALFKLLRRRLNESPLHEPDDIRTLVFVRRGLASGGEDHERMFRVIEVELSFLYDFHYARYPSPKQTLIPETVTFACAMVLSLCTLLSSPLLHYRYRSSSSSSPAGAGGNINFFITTGLDIWLARLVIVLFVILELFQYLSLVLSDWHKVKLLCRYVRKPSWHGRRVLEMLLWLMCRATLTTQYWSNSVGQYSLVHACLENETSCLVRMPLHKWVKGRLIQARRVTRRSLPVAVKRAIHQLLRSDWLSYIMYGYVGSILIWHIATTICDNAEQPDKQPGGGGSSITRSRREVAATLSNYCAYLLFQAPELVTDAIYDERLLMEALQRRIE, from the exons ATGGAGCAGCACTTGTCTGTCCGGAACGCCACccgcgcggccacggcgtggGCGGCCAGCCCGGTGGGGCTCCTGGCCCGCGTGGAGGTGCTGGTGACGGTCAGCTGCGCCCTGCTCGCCACGCTTGTCTTCctcggctccggccgccgcaccaGCCGCAGCGCCGCGTACCGCTTCGTGGTCTGGCTGGCGCTAATGATGAGCTACCCGGCGGTCTCCTATACCATCGGGCTGATGCAGTCCGGCTCCTTCCACAACGACCTGGTGGTCGTGTGGGCCTGCTTCCTGCTCGGCTGCTCCGACGGCATCGCCACATGCAGCGTCGACGGCTCCGACAACCAGGCGCGCACCATGCTCAACCAGGCCACGCAGGTCCTCTacgtgctcctcctcctgctatCCTACATCG CTGGCCGCGACCGCGTCCTTACCGCCGACAACTGGCTCATCTCCAAGTACATGGCTCACGAGTACGTTAGCAGCGTCAACGACTTCGATCCTGAGACCATGAGAGGCTACAAGTACGTGGTGACTGGCCAGAAGAATGCGCAGGATGGCTGCGGGGAGTACAAGCTGGATGTCACGGACAATGACCTCGTCACGGTGGACAGGGTGTGGCAGTGCGAGGGGAGTCTGCTACTCAGCAAGGCAGGCAATAAGTTTAAAGATCTGTGCCTCTCCTTTGCCCTGTTCAAGCTGCTCCGGCGGCGCCTGAACGAGAGCCCGCTCCACGAGCCCGACGACATCCGGACGCTTGTCTTTGTCCGGAGGGGGCTTGCCAGTGGCGGGGAAGATCATGAAAGGATGTTCCGGGTGATCGAGGTGGAGCTGAGTTTCCTCTATGACTTCCACTATGCAAGGTACCCCTCGCCAAAGCAGACTCTGATCCCGGAGACAGTCACGTTCGCGTGCGCCATGGTTCTGAGCTTATGCACTCTCTTGTCCTCGCCGTTGCTGCACTACCGgtaccgcagcagcagcagcagcagccctgcTGGTGCTGGGGGcaacatcaacttcttcatcaCAACAGGCCTCGACATCTGGCTGGCTCGGTTGGTGATAGTCTTGTTCGTGATCCTGGAGCTGTTCCAGTACCTGTCGCTGGTGCTGTCGGACTGGCACAAGGTGAAGTTGCTGTGCAGGTACGTGCGCAAGCCGTCGTGGCATGGGCGCCGCGTCCTGGAGATGCTCCTATGGCTCATGTGCCGGGCTACGCTGACGACGCAGTACTGGAGCAACTCGGTGGGGCAGTACTCCCTTGTCCACGCCTGCCTTGAGAACGAGACGTCCTGCCTTGTGCGCATGCCGCTCCACAAATGGGTCAAGGGCCGCCTGATCCAAGCGAGGAGGGTCACGCGGCGGAGCCTGCCGGTGGCGGTGAAGCGGGCAATCCACCAGCTTCTCCGGTCGGACTGGCTCTCGTACATCAT GTACGGCTACGTGGGCAGCATCCTGATTTGGCACATCGCCACCACCATCTGCGACAACGCCGAGCAGCCGGACAAACAgcctggcggtggcggcagcagTATCACCCGGAGCCGTCGTGAGGTGGCCGCCACGCTCTCCAACTACTGCGCCTACCTGCTGTTTCAAGCCCCCGAGCTGGTGACGGACGCCATCTACGACGAACGGCTACTGATGGAAGCCCTGCAGCGAAGAATAGAGTAA